In one Zobellia galactanivorans genomic region, the following are encoded:
- the ychF gene encoding redox-regulated ATPase YchF — protein MKAGIVGLPNVGKSTLFNCLSNAKAQSANFPFCTIEPNIGVVNVPDARLEKLESLVDPERVLPATVEIVDIAGLVKGASKGEGLGNQFLGNIRETDAILHVLRCFDNDNIVHVDGSVDPIRDKETIDMELQLKDLETVDKKLDKVKRAAKTGNKEAQKEEAVLLKLKEGLEAGTSVRAIDISEDDRNEFVKPLQFITDKPVMYVCNVDEDAAATGNDYVEKVKAAVAQENAEVIVLAVGTEADITELETYEERQMFLEDLGLEEPGSAKLIRGAYKLLNLETYFTAGVKEVRAWTIPVGATAPQAAGVIHTDFEKGFIRAEVISYKDFVQFGSEAKVKEAGKMRVEGKEYIVKDGDIMHFRFNV, from the coding sequence ATGAAAGCAGGTATTGTAGGATTGCCAAACGTAGGAAAATCAACTCTGTTCAATTGTCTTTCCAACGCCAAGGCGCAAAGTGCCAATTTTCCTTTTTGTACGATAGAACCAAATATCGGGGTGGTAAACGTTCCCGATGCCCGGTTAGAGAAATTGGAATCATTGGTAGATCCAGAACGTGTTTTGCCCGCAACGGTTGAAATCGTAGATATTGCCGGTTTGGTAAAAGGGGCTAGTAAAGGGGAAGGACTGGGAAACCAGTTCTTGGGAAACATTCGTGAAACCGATGCTATACTACATGTACTCCGTTGTTTTGACAATGACAATATTGTTCATGTCGATGGTTCCGTCGATCCGATAAGGGACAAAGAGACCATTGATATGGAACTTCAATTGAAAGATCTTGAGACGGTAGATAAAAAACTGGACAAGGTAAAGCGTGCCGCCAAGACGGGTAATAAGGAAGCCCAAAAAGAAGAAGCGGTGCTCTTGAAGCTGAAAGAAGGTTTGGAAGCGGGAACTTCGGTTCGCGCCATCGATATATCGGAAGACGATAGAAACGAATTTGTAAAACCCTTGCAATTCATTACCGATAAGCCTGTAATGTATGTTTGTAATGTAGATGAAGATGCCGCCGCTACAGGAAATGACTATGTAGAAAAAGTAAAGGCCGCCGTTGCCCAAGAGAACGCAGAAGTAATCGTCTTGGCCGTTGGTACCGAAGCGGATATTACCGAACTTGAAACCTATGAAGAACGCCAAATGTTCTTAGAAGACCTTGGTTTGGAAGAACCGGGTTCGGCTAAATTGATTCGTGGCGCCTATAAATTGCTCAACCTTGAGACCTATTTTACGGCGGGGGTCAAGGAAGTTCGTGCATGGACGATTCCCGTTGGCGCTACCGCTCCTCAAGCAGCTGGGGTAATCCATACCGATTTTGAAAAAGGATTTATCCGCGCCGAGGTGATTTCTTATAAGGATTTTGTTCAATTTGGAAGTGAAGCCAAAGTTAAGGAAGCGGGTAAGATGCGCGTAGAAGGCAAGGAATATATCGTGAAGGATGGCGATATCATGCACTTCAGGTTTAACGTATAA
- a CDS encoding ATP-dependent helicase: MDNFIDELNDAQRAPVLHKDGPLMVIAGAGSGKTRVLTYRIAYLMQQGVDAFNILALTFTNKAAREMKERIAKIAGRAETKNLWMGTFHSVFAKLLRYDGDKLGFPSNFTIYDTQDSQRLLASIIKEMGLDKDIYKYKQVQNRISSYKNSLITVKAYMQNPELVEADAMAKRPRMGEIYQNYVERCFKAGAMDFDDLLLRTNELLNRFPEVLMKYQDRFRYILVDEYQDTNHSQYLIVKALADRYHNICVVGDDAQSIYSFRGANISNILNFQRDYENVGMYRLEQNYRSTRNIVNAANSIIEKNKDQLEKVVWTSNDDGPPIKVHRSTTDAEEGRFVAGSIWDHKMNEQMGNGEFAVLYRTNSQSRAIEDALRKRDIPYRIYGGLSFYQRKEIKDVLGYLRLVINPKDEEALKRVINFPARGIGQTTLDKLTVAANHYNRSIFEVIQNLDKIDLKINAGTKRKLQDFTTMIRSFQIMNETTDAFTLAEHVAKKSGLLLEFKKDGTPEGIGKMENIEELLNGIKDFVEGQKEIADATGSISEFLEDVALATDLDNDKGDDDRVALMTIHLAKGLEFPYVYIVGMEEDLFPSGMSMNTRSELEEERRLFYVALTRAEKQAYLTYTQNRYRWGKLIDAEPSRFLEEIDEKYIENLTPIDTGYRYKPLLDGDIFGEVDKSRLRQNKPVKGTPPSRKKPNENQLRKLRKLKPDLATPVGNTNSVDPNLAEGCLINHTRFGRGKVLKIEGVGNDRKAEIQFEKGDVKKLLLRFAKLEVIG; encoded by the coding sequence TTGGATAATTTTATAGATGAACTGAACGACGCCCAAAGGGCTCCCGTTCTGCATAAAGATGGCCCCTTAATGGTCATTGCCGGAGCCGGCTCGGGCAAGACAAGGGTGCTTACCTATCGTATAGCCTATTTGATGCAACAAGGTGTTGATGCTTTTAACATATTGGCATTGACCTTTACCAACAAGGCCGCACGTGAAATGAAAGAGCGTATCGCCAAGATTGCGGGTAGGGCAGAGACCAAAAACCTTTGGATGGGTACCTTTCACTCCGTTTTTGCCAAGTTATTGCGGTACGATGGCGATAAATTGGGCTTCCCGAGTAATTTCACCATATATGACACCCAAGATTCGCAAAGGCTGTTGGCTTCCATTATCAAGGAAATGGGACTCGACAAGGATATCTATAAGTACAAACAGGTGCAGAACCGTATATCCTCATACAAGAACAGCCTGATTACCGTAAAGGCCTATATGCAGAACCCTGAACTGGTAGAAGCCGATGCCATGGCCAAAAGGCCAAGAATGGGAGAAATCTACCAGAACTACGTAGAGCGTTGCTTTAAGGCCGGTGCGATGGACTTTGATGATTTGTTGTTGCGCACCAACGAGCTATTGAACCGCTTCCCCGAAGTGCTTATGAAGTACCAAGACCGGTTCCGATATATTTTGGTAGATGAGTACCAAGATACCAACCATTCCCAATATTTGATCGTAAAGGCCCTAGCCGACCGCTATCATAATATTTGTGTGGTGGGCGATGATGCACAGAGTATCTATTCTTTCCGCGGGGCGAATATCAGCAACATCCTCAACTTTCAACGCGATTATGAAAATGTGGGCATGTACCGCCTTGAACAGAACTATAGGTCTACACGAAATATCGTAAATGCGGCCAACTCCATTATCGAAAAGAACAAAGACCAGTTAGAGAAAGTGGTTTGGACCTCGAACGATGACGGCCCTCCGATCAAGGTACACCGCAGTACCACCGATGCCGAGGAAGGGCGTTTCGTAGCCGGATCCATTTGGGACCATAAGATGAACGAACAGATGGGCAATGGCGAATTTGCCGTGCTCTACCGCACCAACTCACAGTCCCGCGCCATAGAAGACGCCTTACGAAAGCGCGATATTCCATATCGTATCTATGGGGGACTATCCTTTTACCAACGGAAGGAAATCAAGGATGTTTTGGGATACTTGCGATTGGTAATCAACCCGAAAGACGAGGAGGCCCTTAAACGGGTCATCAATTTCCCGGCAAGGGGTATAGGACAGACCACCCTTGATAAACTTACGGTAGCGGCCAATCATTACAACCGTTCCATTTTTGAGGTTATTCAGAATCTCGATAAAATTGATTTAAAAATCAACGCGGGCACCAAGCGAAAGCTACAAGATTTTACCACTATGATCCGCAGTTTCCAGATCATGAACGAAACGACCGACGCCTTTACCTTGGCCGAACATGTGGCCAAAAAATCCGGACTCCTTTTAGAGTTTAAAAAAGACGGAACGCCAGAAGGTATCGGTAAAATGGAAAATATTGAAGAGTTGCTCAACGGTATAAAGGATTTTGTGGAAGGACAGAAAGAAATTGCCGATGCTACAGGAAGTATTAGTGAATTCTTGGAAGATGTGGCCTTGGCAACGGATTTGGATAACGATAAAGGCGATGATGACCGCGTGGCCCTAATGACCATTCACCTGGCCAAGGGATTGGAGTTTCCCTATGTTTATATCGTAGGTATGGAGGAAGACCTCTTCCCTTCAGGAATGAGTATGAATACCCGTAGCGAATTGGAAGAAGAGCGAAGGTTGTTCTATGTGGCCCTGACCCGGGCCGAAAAGCAAGCCTATCTTACCTATACACAAAACAGGTACCGATGGGGCAAACTGATAGATGCCGAACCCAGTCGGTTCTTAGAGGAAATCGATGAGAAATACATAGAAAACCTCACTCCGATCGATACCGGCTATCGGTACAAACCTTTATTGGACGGCGATATTTTCGGAGAGGTGGACAAAAGCAGGTTACGTCAGAACAAACCGGTGAAAGGCACCCCGCCAAGTCGAAAAAAACCGAATGAAAACCAGCTTAGAAAACTGCGGAAACTCAAACCGGACCTGGCTACGCCCGTGGGCAACACCAATTCGGTAGACCCCAATCTGGCAGAAGGCTGCCTTATCAACCATACGCGATTTGGTCGAGGAAAAGTATTGAAAATAGAAGGTGTGGGCAATGACCGAAAGGCCGAGATCCAATTTGAAAAGGGCGACGTAAAGAAATTATTGCTTCGCTTTGCCAAATTGGAAGTTATAGGTTAG
- a CDS encoding L-threonylcarbamoyladenylate synthase yields the protein MAEFIKIYKDNPNPKEVKRVVDVLRKGGLIIYPTDTVYGLGCDITNSRALEKIARIKGIKLAKANWSFICADLSNLSDYVRQIDTATFKILKRALPGPYTFILPGNNNLPKDFKKRKTVGIRVPDNTIARALVEGLGNPIVSTSIRDDDDLLEYTTDPELIFEKWENLVDIVIDGGYGDNVASTVIDLSNGEAEVVREGKGDIDIF from the coding sequence ATGGCAGAGTTTATAAAAATATATAAGGACAATCCGAACCCAAAGGAAGTAAAAAGGGTAGTCGATGTTTTGCGCAAGGGCGGGCTGATCATTTACCCAACCGACACGGTCTATGGCCTAGGTTGCGATATTACCAATTCGCGCGCCTTGGAAAAAATTGCCCGAATCAAAGGAATTAAATTGGCCAAGGCCAACTGGTCTTTTATCTGTGCCGATTTGAGCAATCTGTCAGATTACGTTCGTCAAATCGATACGGCCACCTTTAAAATTCTCAAAAGGGCCTTACCGGGGCCCTATACCTTCATTCTTCCGGGTAACAACAATCTCCCCAAAGATTTCAAGAAGCGAAAAACCGTTGGAATCAGGGTACCTGACAACACCATAGCCAGGGCACTGGTGGAAGGACTGGGCAACCCCATAGTTTCTACTTCCATTCGTGATGATGATGATCTGTTGGAATACACCACCGACCCGGAACTCATTTTTGAAAAATGGGAGAACTTGGTCGATATCGTAATCGACGGCGGTTATGGCGATAATGTGGCGTCAACGGTTATCGACCTATCGAATGGGGAAGCCGAAGTCGTCAGGGAAGGTAAGGGAGATATAGACATATTTTAA
- a CDS encoding DUF1853 family protein, translating into MIKEQCFGFLATPALWREMEFGIEQFVFPDIDLHGFTPRPILKKMRLGHQMEEVFSRLLIHDTTYELLLHNLPIKDHNRTIGEIDFILRHRETKKLIHVELTYKFYIVDPSLPEPIHRLVGPNRRDLFFSKMEKIRDRQFALLHTESGIKALSERGIDHEAIVHQACFKAQLFMPFQKPHIHIEPLNTACVYGYWLRLEDFDTADFKTYHYYLPIKSEWVVAPHNNVDWSSHSEILKEVRLRIENTSAPMVWLKKSDGQFEKLFVAWW; encoded by the coding sequence ATGATAAAAGAACAGTGCTTCGGGTTTTTGGCTACCCCTGCTTTATGGAGGGAAATGGAATTCGGAATAGAACAATTCGTTTTTCCCGATATCGATTTGCATGGATTTACTCCACGACCAATTTTAAAAAAAATGCGCCTTGGCCATCAAATGGAAGAGGTATTCTCCCGCTTGTTGATTCATGACACTACCTACGAACTACTGCTGCACAATCTGCCGATCAAAGACCATAACCGGACCATTGGCGAAATTGACTTTATACTACGGCATAGGGAGACGAAAAAATTGATACATGTGGAATTGACCTATAAATTCTATATCGTAGACCCGAGCCTACCAGAGCCCATTCACCGATTGGTCGGCCCTAACCGTAGGGATTTGTTCTTTAGTAAAATGGAAAAGATAAGGGACAGGCAGTTTGCCCTTTTGCATACGGAAAGTGGTATCAAGGCTTTATCGGAAAGAGGCATCGACCATGAAGCCATTGTTCATCAAGCCTGTTTTAAGGCCCAATTGTTCATGCCCTTTCAAAAGCCCCATATTCATATAGAACCTTTAAATACAGCTTGTGTTTATGGGTATTGGCTTCGCTTGGAGGACTTTGATACCGCCGATTTTAAAACCTACCATTATTACCTGCCCATTAAATCGGAATGGGTCGTTGCACCGCACAACAACGTTGATTGGTCTTCCCATTCCGAAATTTTAAAAGAAGTGCGCCTACGTATCGAAAATACAAGTGCCCCCATGGTCTGGCTGAAAAAATCGGATGGCCAATTCGAAAAACTATTTGTGGCCTGGTGGTAA
- a CDS encoding Gfo/Idh/MocA family protein: protein MNSNRRNFLKKTSLVGAGIALAPNISQANFLGTDRPYSAQYMGGFAAPKLDKVRFAFIGVGARGSGHVSQIAAIEGTEVVAISDLYEDLAKKSANVCKEVGKGQRHKKVKLYTDGENDWKKMLKEEKPDAVIIATPWGLHAPMAIAAMNAGSHAFVEVPLALTLQEMWDIVDTSEKTKKHCMMMENVNYGRDELLYLNMCRKGVIGELLHGEAAYIHELRFQMNEVDRGTGSWRTPHYAHRDGNLYPTHGLGPVAQYMNIARTEDNFKFINSFSSPAKGRKLYAEKNFPADHKWNKLDYKGGDINTSIIKSTLGRTIMVQWDETSPRPYTRHNMIQGTKGTLAGFPTRIALEGGVEGATEDHHHWAEGEGLAKIYEKYEHPLYKRVGELARKMGGHGGMDFIMLFRIVECLRNGEPLDQNVYEGCLWSAVSPLSEASVAANGAPQEFPDFTRGAYKTTAPLGIIS from the coding sequence ATGAATTCGAACAGAAGAAATTTCCTAAAAAAAACCTCATTGGTAGGGGCCGGCATCGCATTGGCACCGAATATTTCCCAAGCTAATTTTTTAGGAACGGACAGGCCTTACTCGGCCCAATACATGGGAGGCTTTGCAGCACCTAAATTAGACAAGGTGCGTTTTGCCTTTATCGGGGTAGGAGCTAGAGGATCTGGACATGTGTCTCAAATTGCGGCAATAGAAGGTACAGAGGTCGTTGCTATTTCCGACCTCTATGAAGACTTGGCCAAAAAATCCGCAAATGTCTGTAAAGAAGTCGGTAAAGGTCAGCGACATAAGAAGGTGAAATTGTATACCGATGGTGAGAACGATTGGAAAAAAATGCTGAAGGAAGAAAAACCCGATGCCGTAATCATCGCAACGCCTTGGGGATTACACGCCCCTATGGCCATCGCGGCCATGAATGCCGGCAGCCATGCTTTTGTAGAAGTACCATTGGCATTGACCTTGCAAGAAATGTGGGACATTGTTGACACTTCGGAAAAAACGAAGAAACACTGTATGATGATGGAAAATGTCAACTACGGCAGAGATGAGCTGTTGTACTTGAACATGTGTAGAAAAGGGGTAATCGGGGAATTATTGCATGGCGAGGCAGCCTATATCCATGAATTGCGTTTTCAAATGAATGAGGTAGACCGTGGTACAGGTTCTTGGAGAACACCACATTATGCCCATAGAGATGGAAATCTCTATCCAACCCATGGTTTGGGTCCCGTAGCACAGTATATGAACATTGCACGTACAGAAGATAACTTCAAGTTTATCAATTCGTTCTCATCTCCCGCAAAGGGCCGTAAACTGTATGCCGAAAAGAACTTCCCTGCAGATCATAAATGGAATAAATTAGATTACAAAGGAGGGGATATCAATACCTCTATCATTAAGAGTACTTTGGGCCGTACCATTATGGTACAGTGGGACGAAACCAGTCCACGCCCCTATACCCGTCACAATATGATTCAGGGAACCAAGGGCACTTTGGCCGGCTTTCCGACCCGAATCGCCTTGGAAGGTGGTGTTGAAGGTGCTACGGAAGACCACCATCACTGGGCAGAAGGCGAGGGCTTGGCCAAAATTTACGAGAAATACGAACATCCTTTATATAAACGGGTAGGTGAACTGGCCAGAAAGATGGGCGGTCATGGCGGAATGGACTTTATAATGTTATTCCGTATCGTTGAATGTTTAAGAAACGGGGAGCCTTTAGACCAAAACGTTTACGAAGGTTGCCTATGGAGTGCGGTTTCTCCCTTAAGCGAAGCTTCCGTGGCAGCCAATGGGGCTCCACAAGAATTTCCTGACTTTACTCGGGGCGCCTATAAAACGACAGCGCCCTTGGGAATCATAAGCTAA
- a CDS encoding vWA domain-containing protein, with the protein MAMNTRKGFRFSTYEAPEQTPFEKLFDIFQELITHTSGDFDEAIDWLRELDKEYELTDDEYTIDDFIEELKAKGYIQEEFDDDPSDGEGDEGDENGGKGNISITAKMERLIRQRALDQIFGKIKRSGSGNHKTGKSGQGDEHTGDFREYRYGDGLEHISMTESLKNAQINHGIGSFQLNEEDLVVEDTQHKAQMSTVLMIDISHSMILYGEDRITPAKKVAMALAELITTRYPKDTLDILVFGNDAWPIPIKDLPYLKVGPYHTNTVAGLQLAMDILRRKRNTNKQIFMITDGKPSCLRLPDGTYYKNSVGLDDYIVEKCYNMARQARKLHIPITTFMIAQDAYLMQFIRHFTEANKGKAFFTGLKGLGEMIFEDYENNRRKRLK; encoded by the coding sequence ATGGCTATGAACACGAGAAAAGGGTTCCGGTTTTCAACCTATGAAGCACCGGAACAAACTCCCTTTGAAAAACTTTTTGATATTTTTCAAGAGCTCATTACCCATACTTCGGGTGATTTTGACGAGGCTATAGATTGGCTGCGTGAATTGGACAAGGAGTATGAACTGACCGATGATGAATATACGATCGATGATTTCATAGAGGAGTTAAAGGCAAAAGGATACATTCAGGAGGAATTTGACGATGATCCTTCCGATGGAGAAGGGGATGAGGGCGATGAAAACGGTGGAAAGGGAAATATTTCCATTACCGCCAAAATGGAACGCCTGATCCGACAAAGGGCTTTGGACCAAATTTTCGGAAAAATTAAGCGCAGCGGCTCGGGAAATCATAAAACGGGAAAATCGGGACAAGGCGATGAGCATACCGGAGATTTCAGGGAATACCGTTATGGCGATGGCTTAGAGCATATTTCCATGACCGAAAGCTTGAAAAATGCACAAATCAACCATGGTATTGGCAGTTTTCAACTCAATGAGGAAGACCTGGTCGTAGAAGACACCCAACATAAGGCCCAGATGAGTACGGTGCTGATGATAGACATCAGCCATAGTATGATTCTATACGGGGAAGACCGTATTACACCCGCTAAAAAAGTGGCGATGGCGCTGGCAGAATTGATTACGACCCGCTATCCCAAGGATACCCTGGACATTCTGGTTTTTGGCAACGATGCCTGGCCCATACCCATTAAAGACCTTCCCTACCTAAAAGTCGGACCCTATCATACCAATACGGTAGCGGGACTCCAATTGGCCATGGATATCTTACGGCGTAAACGGAATACCAATAAGCAGATTTTTATGATCACCGATGGAAAACCCAGTTGTCTAAGGCTTCCTGACGGTACTTACTATAAAAATAGTGTCGGTTTAGATGATTACATTGTCGAGAAATGCTACAATATGGCACGGCAGGCCAGAAAACTGCATATTCCCATTACCACATTTATGATTGCCCAAGATGCCTATTTAATGCAATTTATCCGGCATTTTACCGAGGCGAACAAGGGCAAGGCCTTCTTTACGGGATTAAAAGGATTGGGGGAAATGATTTTTGAGGATTATGAAAACAACAGAAGAAAACGGCTAAAATAA
- a CDS encoding magnesium chelatase, with translation MKLDYKNINTLGQLKAAGYQTKSIKDELRDNLIEKIKKGEETFTGVWGYEDSVIPELERAILSRHNINLLGLRGQAKTRLAHLMVNLLDEYIPVVEGSEINDDPTKPMSRYAMELIKEKGVDTPISWLHRDERFAEKLATPDVTVADLIGDVDPIKAANLKLSYADDRVIHFGMIPRANRCIFVINELPDLQARIQVSLFNILEEGDIQIRGFKLRLPLDIQFVFTANPEDYTNRGSIVTPLKDRIGSQILTHYPDDIETARKITEQEARLDERQTNSVYVPDIAKDLLEQVIFEARESEYVDAKSGVSARTSITAFENLLSTAERRALLTDAESTMVRLSDFMGIIPAITGKIELVYEGEQEGADGVAEILIDDAVKRLFPKYFPAINKLERKDAQTPYDGLLSWFFQGEGFELLDEFTDEEYKRSLDAIPELNQLIKEHQPDFPKADVYFLKELILWGLVSHNKLSKNRFSEGYQFKDLYGSYIDKL, from the coding sequence ATGAAATTAGATTATAAAAATATAAATACCCTAGGCCAGCTAAAAGCTGCCGGGTACCAGACCAAGAGTATCAAAGATGAGTTGCGGGACAACCTTATCGAAAAAATAAAGAAAGGAGAAGAGACCTTTACGGGAGTTTGGGGTTATGAAGATTCGGTGATTCCCGAATTGGAAAGGGCCATTCTGTCTCGTCACAACATCAATTTACTTGGGTTGCGCGGACAGGCAAAAACCCGTTTGGCCCACCTAATGGTGAATTTATTGGATGAATACATTCCCGTAGTGGAAGGTTCAGAAATCAATGACGACCCTACAAAGCCTATGTCTAGATATGCCATGGAGCTTATCAAGGAAAAAGGGGTTGATACCCCAATTTCTTGGCTGCACAGGGATGAGCGTTTTGCCGAAAAATTGGCGACACCCGATGTTACCGTGGCCGATTTGATAGGTGATGTCGACCCCATAAAGGCGGCAAACCTTAAATTATCTTATGCCGATGACAGGGTGATCCATTTTGGAATGATCCCCCGGGCCAACCGTTGTATCTTCGTAATCAACGAACTACCCGACCTTCAGGCTAGGATTCAGGTGTCTTTATTCAATATTTTAGAGGAGGGTGATATACAAATTCGTGGATTTAAACTGCGATTGCCCCTAGATATTCAATTTGTGTTTACGGCAAACCCCGAGGATTATACCAACAGGGGAAGCATTGTAACCCCTTTGAAAGATAGGATCGGCTCACAGATCTTGACCCATTATCCCGACGATATTGAAACGGCGAGAAAAATTACGGAACAAGAAGCCCGTCTAGATGAACGTCAAACAAATTCCGTCTACGTTCCCGATATTGCCAAGGACTTGTTAGAGCAAGTGATTTTTGAGGCCAGGGAGAGCGAATATGTAGATGCCAAGAGCGGGGTAAGTGCCCGTACGAGTATTACCGCTTTTGAAAACCTTTTGAGCACTGCCGAAAGAAGGGCCCTATTGACCGATGCGGAAAGTACCATGGTGCGCTTGAGCGATTTTATGGGAATCATTCCCGCTATTACCGGAAAGATCGAACTGGTCTATGAAGGGGAGCAAGAAGGTGCCGATGGCGTTGCCGAAATACTGATCGACGATGCCGTAAAACGTTTGTTTCCCAAATATTTTCCCGCCATTAACAAATTGGAAAGAAAGGATGCCCAAACGCCGTATGACGGACTTCTAAGCTGGTTCTTTCAAGGGGAAGGCTTTGAGCTTTTAGATGAGTTTACCGATGAGGAATACAAACGTAGTTTGGATGCCATTCCAGAATTGAACCAATTGATAAAGGAACATCAACCCGATTTTCCCAAGGCGGATGTATATTTCTTAAAGGAATTGATCTTATGGGGACTCGTATCACACAATAAATTGAGTAAAAACCGATTTTCGGAAGGTTACCAGTTTAAAGACCTTTACGGAAGCTATATCGATAAGCTGTAG
- a CDS encoding Kelch repeat-containing protein yields the protein MKFKDFFLICLSLVIFNACSDDDVQIDAPDEDTGQPQEEVPNGEEEGSGNTAPAEFSLAGLEDGTSDVDLHPVLSWTAATDSDGDEVTYTLLLDTNESPETILAENLTATEFTIAEGLDRDKVYYWKVIASDGKGGETESSETFSFSTKGFSFADSALTANVGFGARRNHSITEFDGKLWMIGGRDDTTSYDDIWSSTDGETWQLEAEDPFGFFNKSNHTAVVFKNKLWVIAGGFSDVWSSTNGKDWTKETTNPGFGSREGHSTVVYDGKLWVIGGTKVSDQMNDVWYSENGINWVQAAESTQFSPRTDHTTVVFDGKMYLIGGTSVEDSSPIFYNDIYTSTDGVNWTEVDTDSVFELRANHTSLVTGNRMWVIGGWQAIVNQSTFHQDITTFADVWYSDNGTHWNKLTTSASYGARMGHASVIFNDKILISGGLKINQEDNTRAHNSDVWMIE from the coding sequence ATGAAGTTTAAAGATTTCTTTTTAATCTGTCTTTCCCTAGTAATTTTTAACGCCTGTTCGGATGACGATGTACAAATTGATGCGCCTGACGAAGACACAGGGCAGCCTCAGGAGGAAGTGCCAAATGGAGAGGAAGAAGGGTCGGGAAACACTGCTCCCGCCGAATTCAGTCTTGCAGGTTTGGAAGACGGTACATCGGATGTAGACTTACACCCGGTTTTAAGCTGGACCGCCGCTACCGATTCGGATGGCGACGAGGTTACCTATACCCTACTCTTGGATACCAATGAATCTCCCGAAACCATATTGGCGGAAAACCTAACAGCGACCGAGTTCACCATAGCCGAAGGTTTAGATCGAGATAAAGTATACTATTGGAAAGTAATCGCTAGCGATGGCAAGGGTGGTGAAACGGAGAGTAGCGAGACTTTTAGCTTTAGCACCAAAGGATTTTCATTTGCCGATTCGGCCTTAACTGCCAATGTAGGCTTCGGAGCAAGAAGAAACCATAGTATTACCGAGTTCGATGGAAAATTATGGATGATAGGCGGCAGGGACGATACCACTTCATATGATGATATCTGGTCATCGACAGATGGTGAAACATGGCAATTGGAAGCAGAAGATCCTTTTGGTTTTTTTAACAAAAGCAATCATACAGCGGTTGTCTTTAAAAACAAGTTGTGGGTAATTGCTGGAGGATTCAGTGATGTTTGGTCATCTACTAACGGAAAAGACTGGACCAAGGAAACTACCAATCCCGGATTTGGGTCTCGAGAAGGTCATTCTACTGTAGTCTACGATGGTAAACTTTGGGTCATAGGTGGTACCAAGGTCTCAGACCAAATGAACGATGTTTGGTATTCCGAAAATGGAATTAATTGGGTACAAGCTGCCGAAAGCACGCAATTCTCTCCACGTACCGACCATACCACCGTAGTTTTTGATGGAAAAATGTATTTAATAGGCGGAACTTCCGTTGAAGATTCATCCCCTATATTTTATAATGATATCTATACTTCTACGGACGGTGTTAATTGGACGGAAGTCGATACGGATTCTGTATTTGAATTACGGGCCAATCATACCTCCCTTGTTACCGGTAATAGGATGTGGGTCATTGGAGGTTGGCAGGCGATCGTAAACCAAAGTACTTTTCATCAAGACATTACAACCTTCGCCGATGTATGGTATTCCGATAATGGAACCCATTGGAACAAACTAACGACCAGTGCCTCCTACGGGGCCAGAATGGGGCATGCTTCGGTAATATTTAATGATAAAATACTTATTTCGGGAGGTCTTAAAATTAATCAAGAAGACAATACAAGGGCCCACAACAGTGATGTTTGGATGATTGAATAA